A portion of the Tachysurus vachellii isolate PV-2020 chromosome 14, HZAU_Pvac_v1, whole genome shotgun sequence genome contains these proteins:
- the lrrc61 gene encoding leucine-rich repeat-containing protein 61 isoform X1 — protein sequence MEAKRDKEQETECAKITNGLLKSRTGEFDLESILFLKLRGLGIYDLGCIGECINLERLDLSGNNITNLAPLVSLRLLLVLNLSANRISNIESLSGCESLQSLNMAGNLISSIDSLHALKSLRKLESIRLKDNTYNYTNPVCKNPSYRNTVLEMFPNIKVFDGERVAGRGSDLYQLCKDIDDTIKAGMYKNGQLPELPECKPWVEDGFWEIKRSNNAIVEEAYKQFNDVIHECRLLNRRAAHAISQTERTLGLKNPPKQYSV from the exons ATGGAAGCAAAAAGGGATAAAGAGCAAG AAACAGAGTGTGCAAAGATCACTAATGGGCTCCTGAAGTCCCGAACTGGAGAATTTGATTTGGaatccattttatttctcaaaCTAAGGGGCCTAG gaaTATATGATCTCGGATGCATTGGAGAATGTATAAACCTGGAAAGGCTGGACCTCTCTGGGAATAATATTACAAATCTAGCACCTCTTGTGTCACTCCGACTTCTTCTTGTGCTTAATCTGTCTGCTAACAGGATTTCCAATATAG AATCCCTCTCTGGTTGTGAAAGTCTACAGAGTCTGAATATGGCAGGCAATCTTATATCCAG CATTGATAGCCTCCATGCTTTGAAGTCTTTACGGAAATTAGAGAGTATCAGGCTGAAGGACAACACCTACAATTACACTAATCCAG TTTGCAAGAACCCGTCATACAGAAACACAGTGCTTGAAATGTTCCCAAACATCAAGGTGTTTGATG GGGAACGGGTGGCTGGCCGGGGAAGTGATCTGTACCAGTTATGTAAAGACATTGATGACACAATAAAAG CAGGCATGTATAAAAATGGCCAGCTGCCAGAACTGCCAGAATGTAAGCCATGGGTAGAAGATGGATTTTGGGAGATAAAGAGATCAAATAATGCCATTGTTGAAGAAGCCTACAAACAATTTAATG ATGTTATTCATGAATGCAGGCTGCTAAACAGAAGAGCAGCTCATGCAATCTCACAAACTGAAAGGACACTTGGCCTCAAAAACCCACCAAAGCAGTATTCTGTTTGA
- the cib2 gene encoding calcium and integrin-binding family member 2: MGNKQTIFTDEQLDAYQDCTFFTRKEILRLHGRFHELAPHLVPMDYTNDPDVKVPLSLIVNMPELKENPFRDRIVESFSEDGLGNLSFNDFVDMFSVLSEMAPRELKAIYAFKIYDFNVDNYICKEDLEKTLNKLTKEELTPEEVNLVCEKAIEEADLDGDSKLSFADFENMISRAPDFLSTFHIRI, encoded by the exons ATGGGTAATAAGCAGACGATATTTACTGATGAACAGCTAGACGCCTACCAG GACTGCACATTTTTTACCCGCAAGGAAATCCTTCG GTTACATGGAAGATTCCATGAACTGGCTCCACATTTAGTTCCCATGGATTACACAAATGACCCTGATGTTAAAGTCCCTTTAAGCCTCATAGTCAATATGCCAGAGCTGAAG GAAAATCCTTTCCGTGACAGGATTGTGGAATCCTTCTCTGAGGATGGCTTGGGGAACCTCAGCTTCAACGACTTTGTCGACATGTTCTCAGTTCTGAGTGAAATGGCCCCCCGAGAGTTAAAGGCCATTTatgcttttaaaatatatg ATTTCAATGTGGATAATTACATCTGCAAGGAGGACCTTGAGAAGACTCTGAACAAGCTGACGAAGGAGGAGCTGACACCCGAGGAGGTGAACCTGGTGTGTGAGAAGGCGATTGAAGAAGCTGACCTGGATGGAGACAGCAAGCTCTCCTTCGCTGACTTTGAAAACATGATTTCCAGGGCTCCTGACTTTTTAAG CACCTTCCATATACGAATCTGA
- the lrrc61 gene encoding leucine-rich repeat-containing protein 61 isoform X2 produces the protein MEAKRDKEQETECAKITNGLLKSRTGEFDLESILFLKLRGLGIYDLGCIGECINLERLDLSGNNITNLAPLVSLRLLLVLNLSANRISNIESLSGCESLQSLNMAGNLISSIDSLHALKSLRKLESIRLKDNTYNYTNPVCKNPSYRNTVLEMFPNIKVFDGERVAGRGSDLYQLCKDIDDTIKGMYKNGQLPELPECKPWVEDGFWEIKRSNNAIVEEAYKQFNDVIHECRLLNRRAAHAISQTERTLGLKNPPKQYSV, from the exons ATGGAAGCAAAAAGGGATAAAGAGCAAG AAACAGAGTGTGCAAAGATCACTAATGGGCTCCTGAAGTCCCGAACTGGAGAATTTGATTTGGaatccattttatttctcaaaCTAAGGGGCCTAG gaaTATATGATCTCGGATGCATTGGAGAATGTATAAACCTGGAAAGGCTGGACCTCTCTGGGAATAATATTACAAATCTAGCACCTCTTGTGTCACTCCGACTTCTTCTTGTGCTTAATCTGTCTGCTAACAGGATTTCCAATATAG AATCCCTCTCTGGTTGTGAAAGTCTACAGAGTCTGAATATGGCAGGCAATCTTATATCCAG CATTGATAGCCTCCATGCTTTGAAGTCTTTACGGAAATTAGAGAGTATCAGGCTGAAGGACAACACCTACAATTACACTAATCCAG TTTGCAAGAACCCGTCATACAGAAACACAGTGCTTGAAATGTTCCCAAACATCAAGGTGTTTGATG GGGAACGGGTGGCTGGCCGGGGAAGTGATCTGTACCAGTTATGTAAAGACATTGATGACACAATAAAAG GCATGTATAAAAATGGCCAGCTGCCAGAACTGCCAGAATGTAAGCCATGGGTAGAAGATGGATTTTGGGAGATAAAGAGATCAAATAATGCCATTGTTGAAGAAGCCTACAAACAATTTAATG ATGTTATTCATGAATGCAGGCTGCTAAACAGAAGAGCAGCTCATGCAATCTCACAAACTGAAAGGACACTTGGCCTCAAAAACCCACCAAAGCAGTATTCTGTTTGA